The following proteins are co-located in the Bacillus pumilus genome:
- a CDS encoding extracellular solute-binding protein, protein MKKRKWATLSAVVGTAVLLLSACGPGDDNSSGSQPASTGTKTLLVWEDVKKADGIQDAVKEFEKQHDVKIKVVEKAYADQIEALRLDGAAGTGPDVITMPHDQIGSAVTEGLLQEIKPEQKVIDSFTDESIQSQTIDGKLYGLPKSVETTVLFYNKDLVKKEPTTLDGWYALSKKLTKDGKYGFVAKWDEIYYAQSVLGGSGGYIFKQKSDGSYDVNDIGLNNDGAIEGGEYIQKFFSEGLFPKGIIGEQGINVLNSLFTEKKAAALISGPWSFGPYKEAGIDYGVTELPTLPNGKHMSSFLGVKSYNVSSYSKNKELAEKFVEFITNEKNSKKRFEVTEEIPPVKKLMKDPIITENANANAVSKQTKYATLTPNNPEMAEVWKPIDSALRLIATGRTDVKKAFDDAVKQIDSQIKANHSK, encoded by the coding sequence ATGAAAAAGAGAAAATGGGCGACATTATCAGCAGTCGTTGGGACTGCTGTGCTTCTGCTTTCAGCATGCGGACCGGGAGATGACAATTCAAGCGGGAGTCAGCCAGCATCTACAGGTACAAAGACCTTGCTAGTGTGGGAGGATGTCAAAAAGGCTGACGGGATTCAAGACGCTGTAAAAGAATTCGAAAAACAACATGATGTGAAAATCAAAGTTGTCGAAAAAGCATATGCCGACCAAATCGAAGCTCTCCGCCTTGATGGAGCAGCGGGAACAGGTCCAGACGTCATCACGATGCCTCACGATCAAATTGGTTCAGCTGTTACTGAAGGGCTATTACAGGAAATCAAGCCCGAGCAAAAAGTGATCGACTCCTTCACAGACGAATCGATTCAATCACAAACGATAGATGGCAAGTTGTATGGTCTGCCAAAATCCGTTGAAACCACTGTGCTTTTTTACAACAAAGACCTTGTCAAAAAGGAACCAACAACACTTGATGGCTGGTATGCTCTTTCGAAAAAGCTGACAAAGGACGGAAAATACGGTTTTGTCGCGAAATGGGATGAAATTTACTACGCACAAAGTGTGTTAGGCGGATCAGGGGGCTATATTTTCAAACAGAAAAGCGATGGCTCTTATGATGTCAATGATATCGGTCTGAATAACGATGGCGCCATCGAAGGCGGAGAGTACATTCAGAAATTCTTTAGCGAAGGGCTTTTCCCTAAAGGCATCATTGGTGAACAAGGTATCAACGTCCTCAACTCCTTATTCACAGAGAAAAAAGCAGCGGCTCTTATTTCTGGTCCGTGGTCATTTGGTCCATATAAAGAAGCTGGTATTGACTATGGCGTGACCGAACTGCCAACACTCCCTAATGGAAAACATATGAGCTCTTTCTTAGGTGTGAAGAGCTACAACGTCTCCTCTTATTCTAAAAATAAAGAACTTGCTGAGAAATTTGTTGAGTTTATCACGAACGAAAAAAATTCGAAGAAGCGCTTTGAAGTAACAGAGGAAATTCCACCAGTGAAAAAGCTGATGAAAGATCCAATCATTACTGAAAACGCAAATGCGAATGCTGTTTCAAAACAAACGAAATATGCCACGCTGACACCGAACAATCCAGAAATGGCAGAGGTGTGGAAGCCGATTGACAGCGCATTAAGGCTGATTGCGACCGGCCGTACAGATGTGAAAAAGGCATTTGATGATGCGGTCAAACAAATCGACTCTCAAATCAAAGCGAATCACTCAAAATAA
- a CDS encoding carbohydrate ABC transporter permease gives MFSLIPGMGQIYNKQYGKGALLFLFGVSFLIVFYDLFNIGFWGLFTLGTMLPRDNSVFLLAKGIIALLTAGFGIGFYVLMMRDAFMNGKKRDQGVPLHSIRAQYHQLIDQGFPYLMSTPAFFLLLFSVVFPIMFSFAIAFTNYDLYHSPPANLIDWVGVKNFQNIFSIDIWRDTFIDVLGWTVVWTLAASTLQCAVGIFLAVLLNQKDLKGKRFFRTILILPWAVPGFVTILVFAGLFNDTFGAINNTLFASIGIDPKPWLTDPFWSKIALIAMQTWLGFPFVFIMTTGVLQAIPEDLYEAATIDGANFFQKFRSITLPLVLYSIAPILITQYTFNFNNFNIIYLFNGGGPPVAGSTAGGTDILVSWIYKLTMQSSQYALAAAVTILLSIFVIAIALWQFKRTNSFKEEDMM, from the coding sequence ATGTTCTCTCTTATACCCGGGATGGGGCAAATATACAACAAACAGTATGGCAAAGGGGCACTCCTTTTCCTGTTCGGCGTCTCTTTTCTGATTGTATTTTATGATTTATTCAATATTGGCTTTTGGGGATTGTTCACACTTGGTACGATGCTGCCTCGTGACAACTCTGTCTTCCTTTTAGCAAAGGGGATTATTGCGCTTTTAACAGCTGGATTTGGTATCGGATTTTACGTGCTCATGATGCGTGATGCATTTATGAACGGAAAGAAACGTGATCAAGGGGTTCCGCTTCATTCCATCCGAGCTCAATATCATCAGCTCATCGATCAAGGCTTTCCTTACTTAATGAGCACTCCTGCTTTCTTTTTACTTCTATTTTCTGTTGTCTTTCCTATCATGTTCAGCTTTGCGATTGCCTTTACGAACTACGATTTATACCACTCGCCACCTGCCAATCTCATTGATTGGGTAGGGGTCAAAAACTTTCAAAATATCTTTTCGATCGATATTTGGAGAGACACATTCATTGATGTACTTGGCTGGACCGTTGTATGGACATTGGCTGCTTCGACCCTTCAATGTGCTGTCGGCATCTTTCTAGCTGTCCTGCTCAATCAGAAGGATTTAAAAGGGAAACGGTTTTTTAGAACGATTTTGATTCTGCCTTGGGCTGTTCCGGGGTTTGTGACCATTTTGGTGTTTGCCGGACTGTTCAACGACACGTTTGGTGCCATCAACAATACGCTTTTTGCATCGATTGGGATTGATCCAAAGCCGTGGCTGACAGATCCATTTTGGAGCAAAATTGCCCTCATTGCGATGCAGACTTGGCTTGGATTTCCTTTTGTTTTCATTATGACAACCGGTGTTTTGCAGGCCATTCCTGAAGATTTATACGAGGCAGCGACCATTGATGGAGCAAACTTCTTTCAGAAATTCCGGTCCATCACATTACCGCTTGTCCTCTATTCAATTGCACCTATATTAATCACGCAATATACCTTTAACTTTAACAACTTTAATATCATCTACTTATTTAATGGCGGAGGACCGCCTGTTGCTGGGTCAACAGCTGGAGGTACGGACATATTGGTTTCTTGGATTTATAAGCTAACGATGCAGTCCTCTCAATACGCACTGGCTGCCGCTGTGACGATCTTACTTTCGATCTTTGTCATTGCCATTGCACTCTGGCAGTTTAAGAGAACGAATTCATTCAAAGAGGAGGACATGATGTGA
- a CDS encoding sugar ABC transporter permease translates to MGSKQQKLIRLSITYFILFIASACILYPLLWTIGASFNPGNSLMSTSMFPKNPTFSHFTELFFGQGALYANWYWNSMKISIATMILTLILVSFTGYAFSRFRFKGRKNGLMLFLLLQMIPQFSALIAIFVLAQMLGLINSHLALILIYAGGQIPMNTYLTKGYLDAIPKDLDESARMDGAGHFRIFIQIIMPLAKPILAVVAINSFTGPLGDFIISSVIVRSPEMYTLPIGLYNLVSDKMGASYTTFAAGALLIAIPVALLFLVLQKQFVSGLTQGGTKG, encoded by the coding sequence ATGGGATCAAAACAACAAAAACTCATTCGCCTGAGTATCACTTATTTTATCCTTTTCATTGCCTCCGCTTGTATTCTATATCCACTGCTTTGGACGATCGGTGCTTCCTTTAATCCTGGGAACAGCCTCATGAGCACAAGCATGTTTCCGAAGAACCCAACGTTCAGCCACTTCACCGAGCTGTTCTTTGGTCAAGGGGCACTTTATGCAAATTGGTATTGGAACTCAATGAAGATCAGCATCGCCACCATGATCTTAACGCTGATTCTTGTCAGCTTTACAGGCTATGCCTTTTCCAGATTCCGTTTCAAAGGACGGAAAAATGGGCTGATGCTCTTTTTGCTGCTGCAAATGATTCCCCAATTTTCAGCGCTGATTGCGATTTTTGTTCTGGCTCAAATGCTTGGACTGATTAACAGCCACCTTGCACTGATTTTGATTTATGCAGGCGGACAAATTCCGATGAATACGTATTTAACGAAAGGCTATCTTGATGCGATTCCGAAGGATCTCGATGAATCAGCCAGAATGGACGGTGCAGGGCATTTCCGGATTTTCATCCAAATTATTATGCCGCTCGCCAAGCCAATTTTAGCCGTTGTCGCCATCAACTCATTTACAGGACCACTGGGTGATTTCATCATCTCCAGTGTCATTGTCCGATCACCCGAAATGTATACGCTCCCAATCGGTCTGTACAATCTCGTTTCAGACAAAATGGGTGCCAGCTACACAACCTTTGCAGCCGGGGCTTTACTGATTGCAATTCCTGTCGCTTTATTGTTTCTTGTTTTACAAAAACAATTTGTATCCGGCCTCACACAAGGCGGGACAAAAGGATAA
- a CDS encoding glycoside hydrolase family 53 protein gives MKKWMLVTVVVFFLMGLGILPEAKADTVSVQPINGLQGDFIKGADISMLAEVERSGGRYYDQNGQQVDPLKLLKDKGVNYVRIRLWNHPYDNQGRAYNGGTNDLNTAIALSKRAKAQNMKVLLDFHYSDFWTDPGKQFKPKAWASLSQSDLEKAVGTYTSDVLKAMRAQNALPNMVQVGNELNSGMLWPNGKSWGEGGGEFDRLAALLKAGTNAVRSVDSNMKVMLHLAHGGDNGASRWWFDEITKRGVTFDTIGLSYYPYWDGGFSGLSSNMNDISARYNKDVIVVETAYGFTTANGDNLENSFNQDSVKTAGYPASPQGQASFIRDVSERISQVKNNRGKGFFYWEPLWIPAKGAPWSSQYGLAYIQTTGTVGNAWENQAMFDFNGKALPSLDVFKQMTP, from the coding sequence ATGAAAAAATGGATGCTCGTCACTGTTGTCGTTTTCTTTCTCATGGGGTTAGGTATTCTGCCTGAAGCAAAAGCAGATACGGTTTCTGTTCAGCCGATTAATGGCCTGCAAGGGGACTTCATCAAAGGGGCCGATATTTCGATGCTTGCAGAAGTCGAGAGAAGCGGCGGCAGATACTACGACCAGAACGGACAACAGGTTGATCCCCTTAAACTATTAAAGGACAAAGGCGTCAACTATGTGCGCATCAGACTGTGGAACCATCCATACGACAATCAAGGCCGTGCCTATAACGGCGGGACAAATGATTTAAACACAGCCATCGCTCTATCGAAACGAGCAAAAGCACAAAACATGAAAGTGCTGCTGGATTTTCACTACAGTGATTTCTGGACCGATCCTGGTAAACAGTTCAAACCGAAGGCTTGGGCGTCCCTCTCACAAAGCGATTTAGAAAAGGCTGTCGGCACTTACACAAGTGATGTGCTAAAAGCGATGAGGGCGCAAAATGCTCTGCCGAATATGGTACAGGTCGGGAATGAATTAAACTCAGGTATGCTGTGGCCAAACGGCAAAAGCTGGGGTGAAGGCGGCGGTGAATTTGACCGGCTCGCTGCTTTGCTAAAGGCTGGCACAAATGCTGTTCGCTCTGTCGATTCGAACATGAAAGTCATGCTTCATCTTGCACATGGAGGGGACAATGGCGCATCTCGCTGGTGGTTTGATGAAATCACAAAACGAGGCGTCACATTCGATACGATCGGTTTGTCTTATTATCCTTATTGGGATGGTGGATTCAGCGGCCTTTCCTCCAATATGAATGATATTAGTGCGCGCTATAACAAAGACGTCATTGTGGTGGAAACCGCCTATGGGTTTACAACAGCAAATGGTGACAACTTAGAAAACTCATTTAATCAAGACTCCGTCAAAACAGCTGGTTATCCAGCTTCACCGCAAGGGCAGGCATCTTTTATACGAGATGTATCAGAAAGAATTTCACAAGTGAAAAACAATCGCGGGAAAGGGTTCTTTTATTGGGAGCCGCTTTGGATTCCAGCGAAAGGCGCGCCGTGGTCTAGTCAATACGGGCTGGCTTATATCCAAACAACCGGTACGGTCGGAAATGCTTGGGAAAATCAAGCCATGTTTGATTTCAACGGAAAAGCACTGCCTTCTCTCGATGTATTTAAACAAATGACACCGTAA
- a CDS encoding beta-galactosidase, producing MGKRYPLVHPNVKGFLHGGDYNPDQWLHMPEIIDEDFRLMKLAHCQTFSINIFSWSKLEPEEGQYDFAWLDDIMDRLTAQGAHAILATPSGARPAWLSQTYPEVLRVEANRQRNLHGLRHNHCFTSPVYREKTNTLNRLLAERYKDHPALIMWHISNEYGGECHCDLCQEAFRHYLKDKYNHDLDALNQAWWTGFWSHTYSDWAQIESPAPHGEHMIHGMNLDWKRFVTAQTINFYQNEIEPLRELTPHIPVTTNFMGDYPHMRPFLGLDYHQFAKEVDVISWDSYPAWHSGRETTAELASNVAFVHDLYRSLKDGQPFLVMESTPSLVNWHDVNKVKHKGMAHLSAMQAIAHGSDSVLYFQWRQGRGASEKFHGAVVDHSGHEHTRVFQEVADLGKQLEQLQAIAGTSVQPEVAIIYDWENHWAIDDAQALNNANKRYVEACQTHYRSFWKKGIPVDIVGMEKDFSSYRVLVGPMLYMIKPGVAEKIEAFVKEGGIFVATYWSGMVDENDLCFLGGFPGPLRHVLGIWAEEINTLMPDEHVLMTTGNGRTYHVGQYCESIHPETASVLGHFENGCYEGQPALTVRPFGNGKAYYMASENEQAFYDEFYEDLIAGTGIQPVLSSAIPEGVSVQKRTDGTQDFVFMMNFTEQQQGISLDSMEGYENMLTGQHVPEQFQLDPYEYIILKK from the coding sequence ATGGGAAAGCGTTACCCGCTCGTTCACCCAAATGTGAAAGGCTTTTTGCATGGTGGTGATTATAATCCAGATCAATGGCTCCATATGCCAGAGATCATTGACGAAGATTTTCGATTAATGAAGCTTGCACACTGTCAAACATTCTCCATCAACATTTTTTCATGGAGTAAGCTAGAGCCAGAAGAAGGTCAATATGATTTTGCATGGCTGGATGACATCATGGACCGCTTGACAGCGCAGGGGGCTCACGCCATTCTCGCAACGCCAAGCGGGGCAAGGCCTGCTTGGCTCTCACAAACATATCCAGAAGTATTACGCGTCGAAGCGAACCGCCAGCGTAACTTACACGGGCTTCGGCATAATCATTGCTTCACCTCACCGGTTTATCGAGAAAAAACAAATACACTCAACCGGTTGCTTGCTGAACGCTACAAGGATCATCCAGCACTGATCATGTGGCACATTTCGAATGAGTACGGCGGCGAATGCCATTGCGATCTTTGCCAGGAGGCATTCCGACATTACCTGAAAGACAAATACAACCATGACCTTGATGCATTGAATCAAGCATGGTGGACGGGATTTTGGAGCCACACCTATAGTGATTGGGCACAAATTGAGTCACCTGCACCGCATGGGGAGCACATGATTCACGGCATGAACCTAGATTGGAAGCGCTTTGTCACAGCTCAAACAATCAATTTTTATCAAAATGAGATTGAGCCGCTGCGAGAATTGACGCCTCATATCCCAGTGACCACCAACTTTATGGGCGACTATCCGCATATGCGTCCATTCCTTGGGCTCGATTATCATCAATTTGCAAAAGAAGTCGACGTGATCTCATGGGATAGTTACCCTGCATGGCATAGCGGCAGAGAAACAACTGCCGAATTAGCGTCAAACGTCGCCTTCGTTCACGATTTGTATCGTTCATTAAAGGACGGACAGCCGTTTCTCGTGATGGAAAGCACACCGAGCCTCGTGAACTGGCATGATGTGAATAAAGTCAAACATAAAGGAATGGCACACCTCTCTGCCATGCAGGCGATCGCCCACGGATCAGACTCCGTGCTGTATTTCCAGTGGAGACAAGGACGAGGCGCCTCTGAGAAATTCCACGGTGCAGTTGTTGACCATTCAGGGCATGAACATACGCGTGTGTTTCAAGAGGTGGCTGATCTAGGGAAACAACTAGAGCAGCTGCAGGCGATTGCGGGCACATCCGTTCAACCTGAGGTCGCGATCATATACGATTGGGAAAATCACTGGGCGATTGATGATGCTCAAGCCTTAAATAATGCAAACAAACGCTATGTGGAGGCTTGTCAAACTCACTATCGCAGCTTCTGGAAAAAGGGCATCCCTGTTGACATTGTCGGAATGGAAAAGGATTTCTCATCCTACCGGGTGCTGGTTGGGCCAATGCTCTACATGATCAAACCAGGTGTAGCAGAAAAGATTGAAGCCTTTGTCAAAGAGGGCGGCATTTTTGTCGCGACATACTGGAGCGGTATGGTTGACGAAAACGATCTCTGTTTCCTCGGCGGTTTCCCGGGCCCTCTCCGCCATGTACTTGGCATTTGGGCAGAAGAAATCAACACATTGATGCCAGATGAACACGTCTTAATGACCACAGGGAATGGACGCACCTACCATGTCGGCCAATATTGCGAATCCATTCATCCTGAAACGGCCTCTGTGTTAGGGCATTTTGAGAATGGCTGCTATGAAGGACAGCCAGCGCTTACTGTCCGTCCATTTGGAAATGGGAAAGCGTACTATATGGCTTCCGAAAATGAGCAGGCTTTTTATGATGAGTTTTACGAGGATCTCATCGCAGGCACAGGCATACAGCCTGTCCTATCTTCTGCGATCCCAGAGGGAGTCAGTGTACAAAAGAGAACAGATGGCACTCAGGACTTTGTGTTTATGATGAATTTTACAGAACAGCAGCAGGGCATCTCACTAGATTCAATGGAAGGCTATGAAAATATGCTGACTGGACAGCATGTGCCCGAACAGTTTCAACTTGATCCTTACGAATACATCATCTTGAAAAAATAG
- a CDS encoding CitMHS family transporter, with translation MLTFVGLLIILTIVVLLIWGKASPIVAMVMVPLIGALIAGFGINDIQTFFEEGIIKVLPVATMFIFAILFFGILQDTGFFEPVIKALIKLTKGNVVTVAMGTALIGVIAHLDGAGATTFLLTVPALLPLYKKLHMSPYLLLLLIGTSAGLTNMVPWAGPTGRAASVLNIDPSELWVPLIPIQLIGVVLVLGMAFILGKREEKRIRVKIAANEVAAVQLEGADWDQAIQSISETGDASLKRYHLIWVNFILFLAVVVLLVLSVIPASYMFMIGLSLALLINYPIVNVQMERIKAHAPSALMMAAVIFSAGSFLGILEGTGMLKAIAVDSVQILPAFLLPFLHIIVGMFGVPLDMLTSTDAYYYALLPIVESITSEVGVSGTSAAYAMMIGNIIGTFVSPLAPAVWLAIGLAGVDMGKHIRYSFFWMWGFSIVLLIVAKLIGII, from the coding sequence ATGTTAACGTTTGTTGGATTGTTGATTATTTTAACGATTGTTGTATTGCTGATTTGGGGGAAAGCAAGTCCAATTGTCGCCATGGTCATGGTACCTTTGATAGGGGCGCTCATTGCGGGATTTGGTATCAATGACATTCAAACCTTTTTTGAAGAAGGGATTATCAAAGTATTGCCAGTGGCGACCATGTTTATCTTCGCCATTTTATTTTTTGGCATTTTACAAGATACAGGGTTCTTTGAACCTGTAATTAAAGCTTTAATTAAGCTGACAAAAGGAAATGTTGTCACGGTTGCGATGGGAACTGCTTTGATTGGGGTCATCGCACACTTAGATGGAGCAGGAGCTACGACCTTTTTATTAACTGTACCTGCACTGCTTCCGCTTTATAAAAAATTACATATGAGTCCTTACTTACTGCTGTTATTAATCGGGACGAGTGCCGGCTTAACCAACATGGTGCCATGGGCTGGACCGACCGGACGAGCAGCAAGTGTCTTGAATATCGATCCATCAGAGCTATGGGTCCCGCTCATACCAATTCAGCTCATCGGAGTCGTTCTCGTGTTGGGGATGGCGTTCATCTTAGGGAAAAGAGAAGAGAAACGTATTAGGGTGAAAATTGCTGCAAACGAAGTAGCCGCTGTCCAACTAGAAGGCGCTGATTGGGACCAGGCTATTCAATCTATCAGCGAAACAGGCGACGCCTCTTTAAAACGTTATCACCTCATCTGGGTGAATTTCATCCTGTTTTTGGCTGTTGTTGTCCTTCTTGTGCTGAGTGTGATTCCAGCCAGTTATATGTTTATGATTGGACTTTCTCTTGCGCTGTTGATTAACTATCCGATTGTGAATGTACAAATGGAAAGAATCAAGGCTCATGCACCTAGTGCGCTGATGATGGCTGCTGTCATCTTCTCTGCAGGTTCATTTCTAGGAATACTAGAAGGGACGGGAATGCTCAAAGCAATAGCTGTTGACAGCGTTCAAATTCTACCTGCTTTCCTGCTTCCATTTTTACATATCATTGTGGGGATGTTTGGGGTACCGCTTGATATGCTGACAAGTACAGATGCCTATTATTATGCACTTCTGCCAATTGTCGAATCGATTACATCTGAGGTTGGCGTGTCAGGCACTTCAGCAGCATATGCCATGATGATTGGAAATATCATCGGAACCTTTGTCAGTCCACTTGCTCCTGCTGTTTGGCTTGCCATAGGTCTTGCAGGAGTCGACATGGGGAAACATATCCGCTATTCCTTCTTTTGGATGTGGGGATTCAGTATCGTTTTACTCATCGTCGCCAAGCTGATTGGCATCATATAA
- a CDS encoding DUF4064 domain-containing protein produces MIKRKGEKIMGIISIVLNVIGVGFGALMLSVDPAVYEEMNEVLKEEGSALPVETLEASVHAFGVQFMVVSAIAAVLTLVGVIVLKTDRRAVLSGILFLVSAVTLLIGTVGLAFVPMILLLIVGLMSLIKKPKTEVHTSEYPS; encoded by the coding sequence ATGATTAAGCGTAAAGGTGAAAAAATTATGGGGATTATCAGTATTGTCCTCAACGTAATTGGTGTTGGTTTTGGGGCGTTGATGCTCTCTGTAGACCCAGCAGTTTATGAAGAAATGAATGAAGTGTTAAAAGAGGAAGGCAGTGCATTGCCAGTTGAAACACTTGAGGCTTCGGTTCATGCCTTTGGTGTTCAGTTTATGGTTGTTTCCGCAATTGCGGCTGTCTTAACACTTGTTGGTGTGATTGTCTTGAAAACAGACCGACGTGCCGTGCTTTCTGGTATTCTTTTCTTGGTTTCGGCTGTGACTCTTTTAATTGGAACCGTTGGTCTTGCCTTCGTTCCGATGATCTTGTTGCTTATCGTTGGGTTGATGTCACTGATTAAAAAACCGAAAACAGAAGTGCACACAAGTGAATATCCTTCATAA
- a CDS encoding ABC transporter permease, with the protein MIRLIQNEWMKISYRVGTWIMVGLLVLGMIATLIFAVKTNDDEQTSSDWKSELRMINKEKKQELKENDLAFYKRSLENDIAINEYRIKHDLPPADQFGKNAWTYVKINADLLQLVGVFVIIIAATIVSAEYKHGTIKLLLIRPPSRLKVLLSKYFTVQLYSLFLIAVLFILSFILGAIFFGLNNDYVYLAYQNGEVIERSQFANMVSYYLAHCAMFVVLGTLSFAISTVFRSEAISIAISVLAYIVGASITGILMFFFDWAKYLLFANDPAQYFADTPTFIEDMSLGFSLTVLVIYWAIFLVVALIVFQKREVKTG; encoded by the coding sequence ATGATTCGCCTCATTCAAAACGAGTGGATGAAAATCAGTTATCGTGTTGGTACTTGGATTATGGTTGGGCTTCTTGTGTTAGGCATGATTGCGACGTTGATCTTTGCAGTTAAGACAAATGACGATGAACAAACGTCAAGTGATTGGAAATCCGAGCTGCGAATGATCAATAAAGAAAAGAAGCAAGAATTGAAAGAGAATGATTTAGCATTTTATAAGAGATCCCTTGAAAATGATATAGCGATCAATGAGTATCGAATCAAACATGATTTGCCTCCAGCCGATCAATTCGGTAAAAATGCATGGACTTATGTGAAGATCAATGCTGATTTGCTTCAGCTGGTCGGTGTATTTGTGATTATTATTGCAGCCACGATTGTCTCGGCTGAATATAAGCATGGTACAATTAAATTATTATTGATTCGTCCGCCATCCAGGTTGAAGGTTCTTTTATCTAAATACTTTACCGTTCAACTATATTCACTTTTCCTGATCGCTGTCCTGTTTATCTTATCCTTTATCTTAGGTGCGATATTCTTTGGACTAAACAATGATTATGTGTATTTGGCTTATCAAAATGGTGAAGTCATTGAACGGTCTCAGTTTGCAAATATGGTCTCTTATTATTTGGCGCATTGTGCTATGTTTGTTGTATTAGGGACACTTTCTTTTGCCATCTCAACGGTGTTTAGAAGCGAGGCCATTTCCATTGCGATTAGTGTATTAGCCTATATTGTGGGAGCATCCATCACAGGCATTTTGATGTTCTTCTTTGATTGGGCGAAATACTTATTGTTTGCCAACGATCCTGCACAATATTTCGCAGACACACCTACTTTTATCGAAGACATGTCCCTAGGATTCTCATTAACGGTCCTAGTCATTTATTGGGCCATCTTCTTGGTGGTTGCTTTAATCGTCTTCCAAAAGCGAGAAGTAAAAACAGGTTAA
- a CDS encoding ABC transporter ATP-binding protein, which produces MTNVLELHNVSRHIRGKKIVQDLSFSVQAGEVFGFLGPNGAGKTTTIRMMVGLSPITSGDIQINGHSIQTSYQHAIQDVGAIIENPEMYNHLTARQNLVHFARMNGKVDEGRIDELLELVSLQHVKHKRVGTFSLGMKQRLGIAQALIHKPKLLILDEPTNGLDPEGIRMIRDYLRRLAKEEGLAVIVSSHLMSEMELMCDRFAIIQKGKLIAIEDQRAETKQDDLVNYRMKVASSELEEAQKLIEACEEGITVREEEQYLFFSILEEKMPELIRHLSGASIHLYEIKIEKQTLEDKFLSLTGKKEADV; this is translated from the coding sequence GTGACGAACGTTTTAGAACTGCATAATGTATCTAGGCATATTCGCGGGAAAAAGATTGTTCAAGACTTGAGCTTTTCTGTCCAAGCGGGAGAAGTCTTTGGCTTCTTAGGACCGAATGGCGCGGGGAAAACAACAACCATTCGCATGATGGTCGGTCTTTCTCCGATTACATCTGGTGACATTCAGATTAATGGACATAGTATTCAAACCTCATATCAGCATGCCATCCAAGATGTCGGTGCGATTATTGAAAATCCAGAAATGTATAATCATTTAACGGCAAGGCAAAACCTTGTTCATTTTGCCAGAATGAATGGAAAAGTGGATGAAGGTCGAATTGATGAACTGCTAGAACTAGTTAGTTTGCAGCATGTGAAACATAAGCGTGTCGGTACGTTTTCATTAGGAATGAAGCAGCGTTTGGGTATTGCTCAGGCATTGATACATAAACCGAAACTGCTAATCTTAGATGAGCCGACCAATGGACTAGATCCAGAGGGAATTCGAATGATACGAGATTACTTGAGAAGGCTGGCAAAGGAAGAAGGTCTTGCTGTCATCGTTTCTAGTCATCTCATGTCAGAAATGGAATTGATGTGTGATCGTTTCGCCATTATCCAAAAAGGAAAGCTGATTGCGATTGAGGATCAGCGTGCGGAGACGAAGCAGGATGATTTGGTCAATTATCGAATGAAAGTAGCATCAAGTGAGCTAGAAGAAGCTCAAAAGCTCATTGAGGCATGCGAGGAAGGCATCACGGTTAGAGAAGAGGAGCAGTACTTATTCTTCTCCATCCTAGAAGAGAAAATGCCGGAATTGATTCGTCATTTGAGCGGTGCGTCTATTCATTTGTACGAAATCAAAATAGAAAAACAAACCTTAGAAGATAAGTTCTTAAGCTTAACAGGTAAAAAGGAGGCAGACGTATGA